In Palaemon carinicauda isolate YSFRI2023 chromosome 18, ASM3689809v2, whole genome shotgun sequence, a genomic segment contains:
- the LOC137656935 gene encoding uncharacterized protein produces MLSTVENCFQAFSVPQWTTLMPLMVVGLQFFLPVVESIECYECVHNNQRVKRHNRFVYPCSEFDGTPRYIMHCPDSKLCIYQRITLQLSSENVMVTTMDGCTPNTTDHARYAEAGLVKEGCIQHKSAYKPPSSEYCYCSYNLCNNVLSNHQTSNLLLLAVCLLTIIYTNNYRMCS; encoded by the exons ATGTTATCCACAGTAGAAAATTGCTTTCAAGCCTTTTCAGTGCCACAATGGACGACTCTGATGCCTCTTATGGTCGTTGGCTTGCAGTTCTTCCTGCCAG TGGTCGAAAGCATAGAATGCTACGAATGTGTCCACAACAACCAACGTGTGAAGAGACACAACCGGTTCGTGTACCCTTGCTCTGAATTCGACGGGACGCCGCGATACATCATGCATTGTCCAGACTCAAAACTGTGTATATATCAAAGGATAACACTGCAGTTATCTTCAG AAAATGTGATGGTTACCACAATGGACGGCTGCACGCCTAACACTACGGATCATGCTCGCTACGCTGAAGCAGGCCTGGTCAAAGAGGGTTGCATACAACATAAAAGTGCATACAAGCCTCCTTCGTCTGAGTACTGCTACTGCAGTTATAACCTCTGTAACAACGTTTTATCAAACCATCAAACATCTAATCTCTTGCTACTAGCCGTATGTTTACTTACAATAATATACACTAACAATTATCGGATGTGTTCTTGA
- the LOC137656936 gene encoding rabankyrin-5-like, which yields MGSREAEVEKLQQHLSLLREQYVKLQERYTALEQQHTIAVASSQAPEGEDSFVSRLLRFVAGLYDKEKYSDINVHLGSRNVRAHRFVLAARSDDWGIPSLADVDSLDWSNLEEDVGEAVLKWVYTDHVSLLNDHTFTLSLMRAAADFSLGPLMKRCEKALMGWVTVRNCVRLYTTADEIGADTLRDHCSNLISTHWSDFTPEDFSHMSAPLLYAMFKSKTSHPLHAAIRLQREDVVFLYLIEYDARVKCYS from the exons CGGAAGTGGAGAAACTACAGCAGCATTTATCACTGCTTCGCGAACAATACGTGAAACTGCAGGAAAGATACACTGCGCTAGAACAGCAACACACTATTGCAGTTGCCAGCTCTCAAGCACCCGAGGGAGAGGATTCATTTGTTTCCAGACTCTTGCGCTTTGTGGCAGGATTATATGACAAG gAAAAATATAGCGACATTAACGTTCATCTAGGATCTAGAAATGTTCGAGCTCATCGTTTTGTTCTAGCCGCTCGAAGTGATGACTGGGGAATCCCCTCTCTTGCTGATGTAGATTCTTTAG ATTGGAGTAATCTTGAAGAAGATGTTGGCGAAGCTGTATTGAAATGGGTCTATACAGACCATGTGAGTCTTCTGAATGATCATACCTTCACCCTCAGTCTCATGAGGGCTGCTGCTGATTTCTCCTTGGGTCCTCTTATGAAAAG GTGTGAGAAGGCGCTAATGGGCTGGGTGACGGTTCGAAACTGCGTAAGACTTTACACTACAGCTGATGAAATTGGTGCGGATACTTTGAGAGACCATTGTTCCAATTTGATATCAACGCATTGG AGTGACTTCACCCCAGAAGACTTCTCTCACATGTCTGCTCCCCTCCTATATGCCATGTTCAAGTCCAAGACAAGCCATCCATTACATGCTGCCATCCGACTTCAGCGAGAAGACGTTGTGTTTCTCTACCTGATTGAATATGATGCCAGGGTAAAGTGTTACTCTTGA